In the uncultured Methanobacterium sp. genome, one interval contains:
- the tsaA gene encoding tRNA (N6-threonylcarbamoyladenosine(37)-N6)-methyltransferase TrmO has protein sequence MKVKAIGRVNSPFKVKKGSPHQGRFSDKLSTITIFKEYEGALEGIENYNNLMVIYWMDRADSVSLKVIPHGRKEKRGVFSTRAPVRPNPLGLCMVELVKREGNILTVRWLDALDESPVLDIKPFLPELDCR, from the coding sequence ATGAAAGTCAAGGCTATAGGTCGGGTTAATTCACCATTTAAGGTTAAAAAAGGATCTCCTCATCAGGGTCGTTTTTCGGATAAATTGAGCACAATAACTATTTTTAAAGAGTATGAGGGTGCACTGGAAGGAATTGAAAATTATAATAATTTAATGGTGATTTACTGGATGGACCGTGCAGATTCAGTTTCTTTAAAGGTGATACCACACGGAAGAAAAGAGAAAAGAGGAGTTTTTTCCACCAGGGCACCGGTCAGGCCAAATCCACTGGGATTGTGCATGGTGGAACTGGTGAAAAGAGAAGGAAACATTCTAACTGTAAGGTGGCTTGATGCCCTTGATGAATCTCCAGTACTGGATATCAAACCATTTCTACCGGAACTGGACTGTCGCTAA